A window of the Pyrodictium abyssi genome harbors these coding sequences:
- a CDS encoding transposase, with protein MLLSARMAGGWRDEGQSHRRNGCGGPPNPQPLLDFLKAYRDAVQYIVDTIWGLDRVPSVRQLHEMFYRELRGWGFRAHHVSEIYKRAKEIVKAVKKNGGRKPILRRLTARLHSYEYRLDVERGVLKVAVLHGGWVELRLRGMRRLKRFLAEGWRPKELLVSHRNDGFKVYMTLEREVEERKPRTVMGVDVNLGNVSYVVLDAESGRIVTAGVTVFKGFKRALRLRKMAESLQKRLGRHWRFMKWSRKVYKRRMSRARSIVNDTAHFAAKKLVGIADRYGSLIVLENLKGLKMCASEENSRLAWLFTQLAYRRLQGFIEYKAAWRGLKTIYVPAKSTSKASPQGKVKKLNYRWMVLPNGVATTRDIVAAWNLALKGFTRMRGSRGFRGAPKAPAVRG; from the coding sequence GTGTTACTCTCCGCTCGCATGGCTGGGGGCTGGCGGGATGAGGGTCAGAGCCACCGTCGTAATGGATGCGGTGGCCCCCCTAATCCCCAGCCCCTACTCGACTTCCTCAAGGCGTACCGCGACGCGGTCCAGTACATCGTGGACACTATATGGGGTCTAGATAGGGTTCCCAGCGTCAGGCAGCTACACGAGATGTTCTACAGGGAGCTGCGGGGCTGGGGTTTCCGCGCCCACCACGTCAGCGAGATATACAAGCGTGCAAAGGAGATAGTGAAGGCAGTCAAGAAGAACGGTGGCAGAAAGCCCATACTAAGGAGGCTAACCGCGAGGCTCCACAGCTACGAGTACAGGCTTGACGTCGAGAGAGGGGTGCTCAAAGTAGCAGTTCTCCACGGCGGATGGGTAGAGCTGCGATTGAGAGGTATGCGCAGGCTAAAGCGGTTCCTCGCCGAGGGCTGGAGGCCAAAGGAGCTACTAGTATCACACCGCAACGACGGCTTCAAGGTCTATATGACTCTTGAGAGGGAGGTCGAAGAGAGGAAGCCTAGAACCGTTATGGGCGTGGACGTGAACCTGGGCAACGTGAGCTACGTTGTCCTCGACGCCGAGTCTGGTAGAATCGTAACCGCTGGCGTCACAGTCTTCAAGGGCTTCAAGAGAGCACTACGCCTCCGCAAAATGGCGGAGAGCCTCCAGAAGCGCCTCGGAAGACACTGGAGGTTCATGAAGTGGTCTCGGAAGGTCTACAAGAGGCGGATGAGCAGAGCCAGGAGCATAGTCAATGATACCGCTCATTTTGCGGCTAAGAAGCTGGTGGGGATTGCGGACAGGTATGGCTCGCTCATAGTCCTGGAGAACCTCAAAGGCTTGAAGATGTGTGCCTCGGAAGAGAACAGTAGGCTGGCATGGCTCTTCACCCAGCTCGCCTACAGAAGGCTACAGGGCTTCATAGAGTACAAGGCGGCATGGAGAGGATTGAAGACAATCTACGTCCCCGCGAAAAGCACCAGCAAAGCCTCGCCACAGGGCAAGGTGAAGAAGCTGAACTACCGATGGATGGTACTGCCAAACGGTGTTGCTACAACTAGAGACATCGTGGCGGCTTGGAATCTTGCATTGAAAGGCTTCACGCGGATGAGGGGCTCCAGGGGTTTCCGTGGAGCCCCGAAGGCCCCCGCGGTGCGGGGATGA
- a CDS encoding PIN domain-containing protein, producing the protein MVEEEKPRKVVVDTHALLAMAFGELGEKATQLLQDVRRGRVVGLLPVTVAYEYIVHWRRGRIPVLTSLEEVVTFLTRYFRVENLDLTDWVKAAEIKHRGDGLLRDAEDPDLKRRRLSIVDSTVIVLAQKHRAPIVTGDRDLAYVASKLGITVAW; encoded by the coding sequence GTGGTGGAGGAAGAGAAGCCCAGAAAGGTCGTAGTAGACACCCACGCGCTCCTAGCAATGGCCTTTGGGGAGCTAGGCGAGAAAGCGACACAGCTACTACAAGACGTTAGGAGGGGACGCGTAGTAGGGCTGCTGCCGGTGACAGTAGCCTACGAGTATATCGTCCACTGGCGTAGAGGCAGGATACCCGTCCTCACCTCGCTGGAGGAGGTCGTGACCTTCCTAACCCGGTACTTCAGGGTAGAGAACCTAGACCTAACCGACTGGGTGAAAGCGGCTGAGATAAAGCATAGGGGAGACGGTCTACTCCGTGATGCGGAGGACCCTGATCTGAAGAGGAGGAGGCTAAGCATAGTCGACTCAACAGTGATAGTGCTAGCACAGAAGCATAGAGCGCCTATAGTCACGGGTGACAGAGACCTAGCCTACGTGGCCTCGAAGCTGGGAATAACAGTAGCGTGGTAA
- a CDS encoding AbrB/MazE/SpoVT family DNA-binding domain-containing protein, with amino-acid sequence MGLVVRVGRKGVIVLPKAVREALHIVEGSLLEVETRDGEIVLRPLDLWERVWGCCKGSAEAAEEELDGEEEAWWRKRSPERS; translated from the coding sequence GTGGGTCTGGTTGTCCGCGTAGGCAGGAAGGGGGTCATAGTGCTGCCCAAGGCGGTACGGGAGGCCCTGCACATCGTAGAGGGCTCTCTACTAGAAGTGGAGACCAGGGACGGGGAGATAGTGCTCCGGCCCCTGGACCTCTGGGAGCGTGTCTGGGGCTGCTGCAAGGGCTCGGCAGAGGCAGCCGAGGAGGAGCTCGATGGAGAGGAGGAGGCGTGGTGGAGGAAGAGAAGCCCAGAAAGGTCGTAG
- a CDS encoding S-adenosyl-l-methionine hydroxide adenosyltransferase family protein, which yields MAPPGRGLVVYMSDFGWRDPYVGIVKGVIESLGAGRIRVVDLTHDIAAFSVVAGAYVLYTSYRYYPPGTVFLAVVDPGVGTERKPVAIETRRYYFVGPDNGLLYPAAAEDGIIRVHVIDNEAVYMKPVSLSFHGRDIFSPAAALLALGVGVEALGSPMKPEELVKLSLRKPCSGTEEEVEATVVYIDRFGNAALGLERGCLNTLCRWGEVEVVADRRKKARARCLPVFSHAEPGELVFYMNSLGFPELAVNLGSAAEELGLQVGSQVVLRPAQAKGKP from the coding sequence GTGGCTCCGCCAGGCCGCGGGCTAGTAGTCTACATGAGTGATTTCGGCTGGCGTGACCCCTATGTGGGGATAGTCAAGGGCGTGATAGAGTCCCTGGGCGCGGGCAGGATAAGGGTGGTAGACCTTACGCACGACATCGCCGCGTTCAGCGTAGTGGCGGGCGCGTACGTGCTCTATACGAGCTACCGGTACTACCCGCCCGGCACCGTGTTCCTAGCAGTGGTGGACCCGGGCGTTGGGACCGAGAGGAAGCCAGTCGCGATAGAGACCCGGCGCTACTACTTCGTGGGCCCGGATAACGGGCTCCTCTACCCGGCCGCAGCGGAGGACGGGATAATCCGCGTCCACGTGATAGACAACGAGGCCGTCTACATGAAGCCCGTCTCCCTCAGCTTCCATGGCCGCGACATCTTCTCCCCCGCCGCGGCGCTGCTAGCCCTAGGCGTCGGGGTAGAGGCCCTCGGCAGCCCCATGAAACCCGAGGAGCTGGTGAAGCTCAGCCTCCGCAAGCCGTGCAGCGGCACCGAGGAGGAGGTAGAGGCCACAGTGGTCTACATAGACCGGTTCGGGAACGCCGCACTAGGCCTAGAGCGGGGCTGCCTAAACACGCTATGCCGCTGGGGCGAGGTAGAAGTCGTAGCCGACAGGAGGAAGAAGGCTAGGGCACGCTGCCTCCCTGTCTTCAGCCACGCTGAGCCCGGCGAGCTGGTATTCTACATGAACAGCCTCGGGTTCCCAGAGCTAGCAGTAAACCTCGGCAGCGCCGCGGAGGAGCTCGGGCTCCAGGTGGGCAGCCAGGTAGTACTGCGCCCGGCACAGGCCAAGGGGAAGCCTTAG
- a CDS encoding tetratricopeptide repeat protein gives MPRLLAKLRMLITAWLLRRIVWGLERRGRYREAEEKLLQLLSRVEKWSDTPEKHEVIAFIKTRLANIESYKGNYDRALAYAREALRHAERAGSTIEAGRAHLIAAVHYNAGRLDKAYEALARAQAALARGDTEPYLQARAWSKMLESRILLARGDKEGALRALHEAKKLSTKIKSREPLLEKIAETEDRINRGFSG, from the coding sequence TTGCCCCGGCTCCTCGCGAAGCTAAGGATGCTGATCACGGCGTGGCTGCTCAGGCGCATAGTCTGGGGCCTCGAGAGGAGAGGCCGGTACAGGGAGGCTGAGGAGAAGCTGCTACAGCTCCTCAGCAGAGTGGAGAAGTGGAGCGACACGCCGGAGAAACACGAGGTGATAGCGTTCATCAAGACTAGGCTCGCTAACATCGAGAGCTACAAGGGCAACTACGACAGAGCACTCGCCTATGCCAGAGAGGCCCTACGGCACGCCGAGCGGGCCGGGAGCACCATAGAGGCTGGCCGGGCCCACCTAATAGCAGCCGTCCACTACAACGCGGGAAGACTCGACAAGGCCTACGAGGCTCTAGCCAGGGCCCAGGCGGCTCTCGCGAGGGGCGACACGGAGCCCTACCTGCAGGCCCGCGCCTGGAGCAAAATGTTGGAGTCCCGCATACTCCTAGCAAGGGGAGACAAAGAGGGAGCGCTAAGGGCGCTACACGAGGCAAAGAAGCTCAGCACCAAGATCAAGAGCAGGGAACCACTCCTCGAGAAGATAGCTGAGACGGAGGACAGGATAAACAGGGGCTTCAGCGGGTAG